In a genomic window of beta proteobacterium MWH-UniP1:
- a CDS encoding tyrosine-type recombinase/integrase → MLNIPVYLRGSTYYLHIRIGNKQFKKSLDTGKKKIAKIRAIHLLGQLMAKQPFDINSINLKETKSFEIDLQRGILKSDGPEDHQRMMEALGVLKSIHKAPKTEEQDLKPTATKKQGLTVPQVVDKLFLLKKDLKEATRISYGNTAKEFSTFLKNPLVFEVQPSDITRYQEYLAEEIKVPGKEKKANSTRTIDNKISALRTIFNFAITQGYSNGANPAQNRQLMSSKKRKQSNGYAIFELDEIKSLYHSDYFKEQKQKDPDYYWVLMLGIHTGCRISEITGLKATQFKKTDSGVNYIQIRDSKTSAGIRSVPIPDELLQSGLADFIKDKDQLFKYTLRLGRGSGNAVGKKFKRHLETVGITRDKLVFHSIRKFVNDFLKQNGIPYEVRCQFIGHEIEDINNRVYAKDFNVEQIALALDLLKKEWQIISGLSVKG, encoded by the coding sequence GTGCTCAACATACCCGTCTATCTCCGTGGCAGTACTTACTATCTACACATTCGCATTGGTAATAAACAGTTCAAGAAATCCCTTGATACCGGAAAGAAAAAAATCGCCAAAATAAGAGCGATACACCTCTTAGGGCAACTGATGGCAAAGCAACCTTTTGATATCAACAGCATTAATCTGAAGGAAACCAAATCCTTTGAGATAGACCTGCAAAGGGGGATTCTTAAAAGTGATGGACCCGAGGACCACCAACGAATGATGGAAGCCTTGGGGGTTCTGAAAAGCATTCACAAAGCCCCTAAAACAGAAGAGCAGGACCTAAAACCTACCGCCACCAAAAAACAAGGACTGACTGTTCCCCAGGTGGTAGATAAGTTATTTTTGCTAAAAAAAGACCTGAAGGAAGCAACACGGATTTCTTACGGAAATACTGCAAAAGAATTCTCCACGTTCCTCAAAAATCCTTTGGTCTTTGAAGTCCAGCCAAGTGATATCACCCGCTATCAAGAATATCTTGCAGAGGAAATAAAGGTCCCAGGTAAAGAGAAAAAGGCAAACAGCACCCGGACCATTGACAACAAAATCTCCGCTTTAAGAACGATTTTTAATTTTGCAATCACACAGGGCTACTCAAACGGGGCTAATCCAGCCCAAAACCGTCAGTTAATGAGTAGCAAAAAACGAAAGCAAAGCAATGGCTATGCAATTTTTGAATTAGACGAAATTAAATCTCTGTATCACTCGGATTATTTCAAAGAGCAGAAACAGAAGGACCCTGACTATTACTGGGTGCTTATGTTGGGCATTCACACAGGGTGCAGGATTTCAGAAATTACAGGGCTAAAAGCAACGCAGTTCAAGAAAACAGATTCCGGAGTGAATTACATACAAATCAGGGATAGCAAAACTTCTGCAGGCATAAGGTCGGTACCAATACCGGATGAATTGCTTCAGTCCGGCTTGGCTGATTTTATTAAAGACAAAGACCAGCTCTTCAAGTACACCTTAAGGCTTGGGAGAGGGTCTGGGAATGCTGTAGGAAAAAAGTTTAAACGACACTTGGAGACTGTAGGAATTACCCGAGACAAGCTTGTCTTTCACTCAATTCGTAAGTTCGTAAACGATTTCTTAAAACAAAATGGGATTCCGTACGAAGTCCGTTGTCAGTTTATTGGGCACGAGATTGAAGATATTAACAACCGTGTCTATGCCAAAGACTTCAATGTGGAACAAATTGCATTGGCGTTAGACTTATTAAAAAAGGAATGGCAAATCATTTCAGGGCTTTCAGTAAAGGGCTAG
- a CDS encoding YSC84-related protein gives MLMVGAVTNTALAASSDSKQERRAEIQSMRATVLKDLYRIKPDTKAQIAASPGYAVFNNKNVNVLIASFGGGYGVVRDNRTGKDTYMKMGEVGIGLGLGIKDFRAVFVFHSPEVMRKFIESGWEFGGHADAAAKTGSAGAAVSGEVLIDGITIYQLTEHGLALQATLKGTKYFKDSDLN, from the coding sequence ATGCTGATGGTTGGTGCCGTGACCAACACCGCACTGGCGGCCAGCAGCGACTCTAAACAGGAGCGCCGGGCTGAAATACAGTCAATGCGCGCAACAGTGCTAAAAGATCTTTATCGCATCAAGCCAGATACCAAGGCCCAGATTGCTGCCAGCCCTGGTTACGCCGTTTTTAATAATAAGAATGTCAATGTCCTGATCGCCAGCTTTGGGGGTGGCTACGGTGTGGTACGAGACAACCGAACCGGCAAAGACACCTACATGAAAATGGGGGAAGTCGGAATTGGCCTTGGCTTAGGCATTAAAGACTTTCGGGCAGTCTTCGTTTTCCACAGCCCTGAGGTGATGCGTAAATTTATCGAAAGTGGCTGGGAATTTGGCGGACACGCCGATGCGGCAGCAAAGACCGGCAGTGCTGGGGCTGCCGTGTCTGGCGAGGTGTTGATTGATGGAATCACCATTTATCAACTCACCGAACACGGCCTGGCGCTTCAAGCCACGTTAAAGGGCACAAAATACTTCAAAGACTCAGATCTAAACTGA
- a CDS encoding endonuclease: MAKKSANRYELLIEKIFQNHYKKQATFEFARSEIETEAANLKVTLPKNLGDLIYSFRYRNPLPKSISATAPKGQEWIIEAAGRARYAFKLVKINRILPNNNLVTVKVPDSTPEIINAYAQGDEQALLAKVRYNRLIDIFLGIATYSLQNHLRTTVKGIGQIEIDEIYVGVDRQGRQYVIPVQAKGGADQLSVVQTRQDIECCKEKFSALICRPVSAQFLDDNRIALFELTIENDLVKVVEERHYKLTAAEEITVQDLEKYANR; encoded by the coding sequence GTGGCTAAGAAATCAGCAAACCGATATGAGTTGCTAATTGAAAAAATCTTTCAAAATCATTACAAAAAACAAGCAACCTTTGAGTTTGCGCGCTCTGAGATTGAGACAGAAGCAGCGAATCTCAAGGTTACATTGCCCAAGAATTTAGGCGACTTAATCTATTCTTTCAGATATCGGAATCCGTTGCCAAAAAGTATCTCTGCCACTGCGCCAAAGGGACAAGAATGGATTATTGAGGCGGCAGGACGAGCGAGGTACGCTTTCAAGCTTGTTAAGATAAATCGTATTCTTCCGAATAATAATTTGGTGACTGTAAAGGTCCCAGATTCAACGCCAGAAATTATTAATGCTTACGCACAGGGGGACGAGCAGGCTCTTCTGGCAAAAGTTCGTTACAACCGGTTGATTGATATCTTCCTAGGGATTGCGACCTACTCATTACAGAACCATCTCAGAACCACTGTAAAGGGAATAGGCCAAATAGAGATAGATGAGATATATGTTGGCGTGGATCGGCAGGGCAGACAATACGTAATTCCTGTTCAAGCAAAGGGAGGGGCGGATCAGTTGTCAGTGGTGCAAACCAGACAGGATATTGAGTGTTGCAAAGAAAAGTTCTCAGCATTAATTTGCAGGCCCGTATCAGCACAGTTTTTAGACGACAATCGAATTGCCCTCTTTGAATTAACAATAGAAAACGATTTGGTAAAAGTCGTTGAAGAGCGCCACTATAAATTAACAGCTGCTGAGGAAATTACGGTCCAAGACCTCGAAAAGTATGCCAACAGATAG
- the mobC gene encoding plasmid mobilization relaxosome protein MobC yields the protein MEKREKVSTGQSGADQNQYVRTKTIKFLCTEEEQNQITELAHQMGYKTVAQYVREKALANLEQDHPKAVRNALYKCFTALNRIGNNINQISRLLNYGVEVDRATYGAMKDIKRMAYDLLEEAKKGNWEQK from the coding sequence ATGGAAAAAAGAGAAAAAGTATCCACTGGTCAGTCCGGTGCTGACCAGAACCAGTATGTCAGGACCAAGACAATAAAGTTTTTGTGTACCGAAGAAGAGCAAAATCAAATTACGGAACTAGCTCACCAAATGGGCTACAAGACCGTAGCACAGTATGTGAGAGAAAAAGCCCTTGCTAATCTTGAGCAAGACCACCCAAAGGCCGTTAGGAATGCATTGTACAAATGCTTCACAGCTCTAAACCGTATTGGCAACAACATTAACCAGATTTCTAGGCTACTCAATTATGGGGTTGAAGTGGATAGGGCTACTTATGGAGCTATGAAAGATATCAAGCGAATGGCTTATGACCTTTTGGAGGAGGCAAAAAAGGGAAACTGGGAGCAGAAGTGA
- a CDS encoding DNA cytosine methyltransferase encodes MTNRTKFEVTRGRPIGIDLFAGAGGMSLGFEQAGFDIVAAVEIDPIHCAVHEYNFPYCKTICASVTDLTGTQIRALAGIGDKEIDVVFGGAPCQGFSLIGKRALDDPRNSLVYHYVRIVKQLSPKYFVFENVKGLTVGKHRQFLLEIIEALGRAGYDVLADYKVLNAADFEVPQDRKRLFLLGARKGQKLPAYPKPTGSVTVAEAILDLPNADDFPQLLATDTVKVRYKSKSVYSKQMRGEITENLDFSYLRQFDPNLLTSSFRTEHTDISRSRFSKTEPGKVEPVSRFLKLDPSGVCNTLRAGTGSDRGAFTSPRPIHPNYPRVITVREAARLHSYPDWFRFHITKWHGFRQIGNSVPPRLGRAVASSIISALGRKPSKPSRVLNTGDEALLTFVMSEAAEFYTVSKTVIPQRQRKISSGATSG; translated from the coding sequence ATGACAAACAGAACAAAATTCGAAGTAACGAGAGGAAGGCCCATAGGGATAGATTTATTCGCCGGGGCAGGTGGAATGTCTTTGGGGTTTGAGCAAGCAGGTTTTGACATAGTTGCTGCAGTAGAAATTGACCCGATTCACTGCGCAGTACACGAATACAACTTTCCATACTGTAAAACAATCTGCGCGAGCGTAACGGATTTGACGGGAACTCAGATTAGAGCGCTAGCCGGAATTGGAGATAAAGAAATTGACGTTGTATTTGGGGGGGCGCCGTGCCAAGGATTTTCGTTGATAGGGAAAAGGGCGCTTGACGACCCAAGAAACTCGTTGGTTTATCACTATGTACGAATAGTTAAGCAACTATCGCCAAAATATTTTGTCTTTGAAAATGTCAAGGGCTTGACGGTTGGAAAACACAGGCAGTTTTTGCTGGAAATTATTGAGGCGTTAGGTCGAGCTGGGTACGATGTGCTGGCGGACTACAAAGTACTAAATGCCGCTGATTTTGAAGTACCCCAAGACAGAAAGCGATTATTTTTATTGGGTGCAAGAAAGGGTCAAAAACTTCCAGCGTATCCAAAACCAACGGGTTCGGTAACTGTTGCTGAGGCTATTCTGGATTTACCAAATGCCGATGATTTTCCTCAATTGTTAGCCACTGACACAGTTAAGGTAAGGTACAAATCAAAGTCTGTTTACTCAAAACAGATGAGGGGTGAAATAACTGAAAATCTAGATTTTAGTTACTTAAGACAGTTTGACCCTAATCTTTTGACTTCCAGCTTTCGTACAGAGCACACTGACATATCTCGGTCACGGTTTTCAAAAACAGAACCTGGAAAAGTTGAACCGGTTAGTAGATTTCTTAAGCTAGACCCAAGTGGGGTTTGCAACACATTACGAGCAGGGACGGGTAGTGATAGGGGGGCGTTTACTTCTCCAAGACCCATACATCCAAATTACCCGAGGGTTATCACAGTAAGGGAGGCGGCACGATTGCATTCATATCCTGATTGGTTCCGCTTTCATATCACCAAGTGGCATGGATTTAGGCAGATAGGGAACTCTGTTCCGCCACGGTTGGGAAGAGCTGTGGCGAGTTCAATAATATCAGCGCTTGGCCGTAAGCCCTCAAAACCTTCTCGTGTCTTAAATACAGGAGATGAGGCGCTTTTGACTTTTGTGATGTCAGAAGCAGCGGAGTTTTATACCGTCTCAAAAACCGTTATTCCGCAGCGACAGAGAAAAATATCTTCGGGGGCTACAAGTGGCTAA